The Pecten maximus chromosome 14, xPecMax1.1, whole genome shotgun sequence genome includes a region encoding these proteins:
- the LOC117342123 gene encoding probable signal peptidase complex subunit 2 isoform X3, with product MKKESEEPGWSPDDKPVKIDKWDTAALKNALDDGAKKVILEGFRLKESHTLFDLRLLICSVAVGFSFFALLWDYIKPFPESRPVLIICVLSYFVLMGVLTVYTTYIEQGIFLVALDKDEAGLEPDDVWELSSNLKKYDDQYHLQISVKPGTTKISRSMDFTKSVGEFFDDTGKFDYNSFEPEVRILKAKLSESHKD from the exons ATG AAGAAAGAGTCAGAAGAACCTGGG TGGTCACCGGACGATAAGCCAGTGAAGATTGACAAGTGGGACACGGCAGCTTTAAAGAATGCGTTAGACGACGGAGCAAAGAAG GTTATACTGGAAGGCTTTAGGCTGAAGGAATCACACACCCTGTTTGATCTGCGTCTGCTGATCTGCTCTGTGGCTGTTGGATTCTCATTCTTTGCCCTGCTGTGGGATTACATCAAACCATTCCCAGAATCTCGACCCGTCCTCATCATCTGTGTCCTGTC ATACTTTGTATTGATGGGCGTGCTGACAGTTTACACAACGTACATAGAGCAAGGTATATTCCTAGTGGCGTTGGATAAAGACGAAGCTGGGCTAGAACCTGACGATGTGTGGGAACTCTCATCTAATCTGAAAAA aTATGATGACCAGTATCATCTCCAGATTTCTGTCAAACCTGGCACCACAAAAATTTCTCGTTCCATGGACTTCACGAAAAGTGTTGGCGAATTCTTTGATGATACTGGCAAATTTGACTACAACAGCTTTGAGCCTGAAGTCAGAATCCTAAAAGCAAAGCTATCAGAAAGCCACAAGGATTGA
- the LOC117342123 gene encoding probable signal peptidase complex subunit 2 isoform X2: MAQKKESEEPGWSPDDKPVKIDKWDTAALKNALDDGAKKVILEGFRLKESHTLFDLRLLICSVAVGFSFFALLWDYIKPFPESRPVLIICVLSYFVLMGVLTVYTTYIEQGIFLVALDKDEAGLEPDDVWELSSNLKKYDDQYHLQISVKPGTTKISRSMDFTKSVGEFFDDTGKFDYNSFEPEVRILKAKLSESHKD; encoded by the exons ATGGCACAG AAGAAAGAGTCAGAAGAACCTGGG TGGTCACCGGACGATAAGCCAGTGAAGATTGACAAGTGGGACACGGCAGCTTTAAAGAATGCGTTAGACGACGGAGCAAAGAAG GTTATACTGGAAGGCTTTAGGCTGAAGGAATCACACACCCTGTTTGATCTGCGTCTGCTGATCTGCTCTGTGGCTGTTGGATTCTCATTCTTTGCCCTGCTGTGGGATTACATCAAACCATTCCCAGAATCTCGACCCGTCCTCATCATCTGTGTCCTGTC ATACTTTGTATTGATGGGCGTGCTGACAGTTTACACAACGTACATAGAGCAAGGTATATTCCTAGTGGCGTTGGATAAAGACGAAGCTGGGCTAGAACCTGACGATGTGTGGGAACTCTCATCTAATCTGAAAAA aTATGATGACCAGTATCATCTCCAGATTTCTGTCAAACCTGGCACCACAAAAATTTCTCGTTCCATGGACTTCACGAAAAGTGTTGGCGAATTCTTTGATGATACTGGCAAATTTGACTACAACAGCTTTGAGCCTGAAGTCAGAATCCTAAAAGCAAAGCTATCAGAAAGCCACAAGGATTGA
- the LOC117342123 gene encoding probable signal peptidase complex subunit 2 isoform X4 — protein MAQWSPDDKPVKIDKWDTAALKNALDDGAKKVILEGFRLKESHTLFDLRLLICSVAVGFSFFALLWDYIKPFPESRPVLIICVLSYFVLMGVLTVYTTYIEQGIFLVALDKDEAGLEPDDVWELSSNLKKYDDQYHLQISVKPGTTKISRSMDFTKSVGEFFDDTGKFDYNSFEPEVRILKAKLSESHKD, from the exons ATGGCACAG TGGTCACCGGACGATAAGCCAGTGAAGATTGACAAGTGGGACACGGCAGCTTTAAAGAATGCGTTAGACGACGGAGCAAAGAAG GTTATACTGGAAGGCTTTAGGCTGAAGGAATCACACACCCTGTTTGATCTGCGTCTGCTGATCTGCTCTGTGGCTGTTGGATTCTCATTCTTTGCCCTGCTGTGGGATTACATCAAACCATTCCCAGAATCTCGACCCGTCCTCATCATCTGTGTCCTGTC ATACTTTGTATTGATGGGCGTGCTGACAGTTTACACAACGTACATAGAGCAAGGTATATTCCTAGTGGCGTTGGATAAAGACGAAGCTGGGCTAGAACCTGACGATGTGTGGGAACTCTCATCTAATCTGAAAAA aTATGATGACCAGTATCATCTCCAGATTTCTGTCAAACCTGGCACCACAAAAATTTCTCGTTCCATGGACTTCACGAAAAGTGTTGGCGAATTCTTTGATGATACTGGCAAATTTGACTACAACAGCTTTGAGCCTGAAGTCAGAATCCTAAAAGCAAAGCTATCAGAAAGCCACAAGGATTGA
- the LOC117342123 gene encoding probable signal peptidase complex subunit 2 isoform X5: MWSPDDKPVKIDKWDTAALKNALDDGAKKVILEGFRLKESHTLFDLRLLICSVAVGFSFFALLWDYIKPFPESRPVLIICVLSYFVLMGVLTVYTTYIEQGIFLVALDKDEAGLEPDDVWELSSNLKKYDDQYHLQISVKPGTTKISRSMDFTKSVGEFFDDTGKFDYNSFEPEVRILKAKLSESHKD, encoded by the exons ATG TGGTCACCGGACGATAAGCCAGTGAAGATTGACAAGTGGGACACGGCAGCTTTAAAGAATGCGTTAGACGACGGAGCAAAGAAG GTTATACTGGAAGGCTTTAGGCTGAAGGAATCACACACCCTGTTTGATCTGCGTCTGCTGATCTGCTCTGTGGCTGTTGGATTCTCATTCTTTGCCCTGCTGTGGGATTACATCAAACCATTCCCAGAATCTCGACCCGTCCTCATCATCTGTGTCCTGTC ATACTTTGTATTGATGGGCGTGCTGACAGTTTACACAACGTACATAGAGCAAGGTATATTCCTAGTGGCGTTGGATAAAGACGAAGCTGGGCTAGAACCTGACGATGTGTGGGAACTCTCATCTAATCTGAAAAA aTATGATGACCAGTATCATCTCCAGATTTCTGTCAAACCTGGCACCACAAAAATTTCTCGTTCCATGGACTTCACGAAAAGTGTTGGCGAATTCTTTGATGATACTGGCAAATTTGACTACAACAGCTTTGAGCCTGAAGTCAGAATCCTAAAAGCAAAGCTATCAGAAAGCCACAAGGATTGA
- the LOC117342123 gene encoding probable signal peptidase complex subunit 2 isoform X1, whose amino-acid sequence MAQALPFIPALVQQLLWIFYGRLVYYLKKESEEPGWSPDDKPVKIDKWDTAALKNALDDGAKKVILEGFRLKESHTLFDLRLLICSVAVGFSFFALLWDYIKPFPESRPVLIICVLSYFVLMGVLTVYTTYIEQGIFLVALDKDEAGLEPDDVWELSSNLKKYDDQYHLQISVKPGTTKISRSMDFTKSVGEFFDDTGKFDYNSFEPEVRILKAKLSESHKD is encoded by the exons ATGGCACAG GCGCTTCCATTCATTCCGGCCTTAGTCCAACAACTGCTTTGGATCTTTTACGGAAGATTAGTTTATTACTTG AAGAAAGAGTCAGAAGAACCTGGG TGGTCACCGGACGATAAGCCAGTGAAGATTGACAAGTGGGACACGGCAGCTTTAAAGAATGCGTTAGACGACGGAGCAAAGAAG GTTATACTGGAAGGCTTTAGGCTGAAGGAATCACACACCCTGTTTGATCTGCGTCTGCTGATCTGCTCTGTGGCTGTTGGATTCTCATTCTTTGCCCTGCTGTGGGATTACATCAAACCATTCCCAGAATCTCGACCCGTCCTCATCATCTGTGTCCTGTC ATACTTTGTATTGATGGGCGTGCTGACAGTTTACACAACGTACATAGAGCAAGGTATATTCCTAGTGGCGTTGGATAAAGACGAAGCTGGGCTAGAACCTGACGATGTGTGGGAACTCTCATCTAATCTGAAAAA aTATGATGACCAGTATCATCTCCAGATTTCTGTCAAACCTGGCACCACAAAAATTTCTCGTTCCATGGACTTCACGAAAAGTGTTGGCGAATTCTTTGATGATACTGGCAAATTTGACTACAACAGCTTTGAGCCTGAAGTCAGAATCCTAAAAGCAAAGCTATCAGAAAGCCACAAGGATTGA